Proteins encoded in a region of the Geoanaerobacter pelophilus genome:
- a CDS encoding DEAD/DEAH box helicase: protein MHFKQFNFHPLIAAGVTAAGYDTPTPIQQQAIPPILSGRDVMGLAQTGTGKTAAFALPILHRLVDGPRGRIRALIVAPTRELAEQIHESINTLGRKTRIRSITIYGGVNINPQIQKLKQGVEIVVACPGRLLDHLSQGTIDLSHVEVLVLDEADQMFDMGFLPDIRRILKQIPEQRQNLLFSATMPADIRALANDILRDHATIQVGNTAPPVTVSHALYPVAQHLKTALLLQLLQHTDTESVLVFTRTKHRAKRVGEQLEKAGYKATSLQGNLSQNRRQAALDGFRDGTYQILVATDIAARGIDVSQISHVVNFDIPDTAEAYVHRIGRTGRAAKSGDAFTMVTNDDAAMVRAIEKALGTVLGRRTVEGFDYSVPAPHKDTEFARPPREPRQVRKPSGGAKKGNATAKTVKTAPAKANPAVSSQQAQPKPAVSGNKSGLRTPQRNKARQAGRHS from the coding sequence ATGCATTTCAAACAGTTCAATTTTCACCCTCTTATCGCAGCCGGGGTAACTGCTGCAGGTTACGATACCCCAACTCCGATTCAGCAACAGGCAATTCCACCGATTCTGAGCGGTCGCGATGTTATGGGACTTGCCCAGACCGGTACCGGCAAGACGGCCGCTTTTGCCCTGCCGATCCTCCATCGCCTTGTTGACGGACCACGCGGCCGAATACGGGCTTTGATTGTTGCCCCGACCCGCGAACTCGCCGAACAGATCCATGAGTCGATCAATACGCTGGGCCGGAAAACCCGGATCAGAAGCATCACGATCTATGGCGGGGTCAACATCAATCCACAGATCCAGAAACTCAAGCAAGGGGTCGAAATCGTCGTTGCCTGTCCGGGGCGGCTGCTTGACCACCTTTCCCAGGGCACCATCGACCTGAGTCATGTCGAGGTGCTGGTGCTGGACGAAGCTGACCAGATGTTCGACATGGGGTTTCTGCCCGATATCCGGCGCATCTTGAAACAGATTCCGGAACAGCGCCAGAACCTGCTCTTCTCCGCCACCATGCCGGCAGATATCAGGGCCCTGGCCAACGATATCCTGAGAGACCATGCTACCATCCAGGTCGGCAATACTGCTCCGCCGGTCACCGTGAGCCACGCTCTCTACCCGGTGGCACAGCATCTCAAAACTGCCCTGTTGCTGCAACTGCTGCAGCACACCGACACCGAATCGGTGCTGGTTTTTACCCGCACCAAGCACCGCGCCAAAAGGGTTGGCGAGCAGCTGGAAAAGGCAGGCTACAAGGCGACATCGCTGCAGGGCAATCTCTCCCAGAACCGGCGGCAGGCGGCCTTGGACGGCTTTCGTGACGGCACCTACCAAATCCTGGTTGCCACGGACATTGCTGCCCGCGGCATTGATGTTTCCCAGATATCCCACGTCGTCAATTTTGATATTCCCGACACTGCCGAGGCCTATGTCCACAGGATCGGCCGGACCGGTCGTGCCGCCAAAAGCGGCGATGCCTTTACCATGGTTACCAATGATGATGCGGCCATGGTTCGTGCCATTGAAAAGGCCTTGGGCACGGTTCTGGGGAGGCGTACGGTCGAAGGGTTCGATTACTCGGTTCCGGCACCGCACAAAGATACCGAATTTGCCCGGCCCCCGCGGGAACCTCGCCAAGTTCGCAAACCTTCCGGTGGCGCCAAAAAAGGGAACGCAACGGCCAAAACCGTGAAAACCGCGCCGGCAAAAGCAAATCCAGCGGTCTCCTCGCAACAGGCGCAACCGAAACCAGCGGTAAGCGGCAACAAATCTGGCTTAAGAACGCCACAACGAAACAAGGCCCGGCAAGCAGGCCGCCATTCTTAG
- a CDS encoding ATP-binding protein: MLNLKPEVVAQLERVLGSVEMLLPRTVKPVDWSVCYAANWRRHSFSGYLEPVKVTDTTTLAELLGVEEQKEVMIHNTRQFLAGLPANNALLWGSRGTGKSSLVKALLNEFAAKGLRVIQIEKEDLIYLSEIFNAVEDQPYRFILLCDDLTFEVGELSYKMLKSALDGSVYSPPENVLIYVTSNRRHLLPEYESDHLGGKFVKGEMQQSEAMEEKVSLSDRFGLWIAFYAFSQDRYLDAVRLAVAREARERKVEIPVTKELEREAIDWSHEKSKRCGRTAYQFAKNYVGRYLLPRYSL, encoded by the coding sequence ATGCTCAACCTGAAACCCGAAGTTGTTGCCCAACTGGAGCGTGTGCTCGGTTCTGTAGAAATGCTTCTTCCCCGGACAGTCAAACCGGTTGACTGGTCCGTCTGCTATGCTGCCAACTGGCGCAGGCATTCGTTCTCTGGTTATCTGGAACCGGTAAAGGTCACCGATACCACGACGCTGGCCGAACTGCTTGGCGTTGAAGAGCAGAAAGAAGTGATGATCCATAACACCCGCCAGTTTCTGGCCGGACTGCCGGCCAACAATGCACTCTTATGGGGTTCCCGGGGCACCGGCAAGTCGTCGCTGGTAAAGGCGTTGCTGAACGAGTTTGCCGCAAAGGGGTTGCGGGTAATTCAGATTGAAAAAGAAGATCTGATCTACCTTTCCGAGATCTTCAATGCCGTGGAAGACCAGCCATACCGCTTCATCCTGCTCTGCGACGACCTGACTTTCGAGGTTGGCGAGTTGAGTTACAAAATGCTGAAGAGCGCCCTTGATGGTTCAGTCTATTCCCCACCGGAAAATGTGCTGATCTATGTGACCTCCAACCGCCGTCATCTGCTGCCGGAGTACGAGTCCGACCACCTTGGCGGTAAATTCGTCAAGGGTGAGATGCAGCAAAGCGAAGCCATGGAGGAAAAGGTATCCCTTTCCGACCGTTTCGGTCTCTGGATCGCTTTCTATGCCTTTTCCCAGGATCGCTACCTGGATGCAGTCCGCCTGGCAGTGGCCCGCGAGGCCAGGGAACGCAAGGTAGAGATTCCGGTAACCAAGGAGCTGGAGCGCGAGGCCATCGATTGGTCGCACGAAAAGAGCAAGCGCTGCGGCCGCACCGCTTATCAGTTTGCCAAGAACTACGTCGGCCGTTACCTGCTGCCGCGCTACAGTCTTTGA
- a CDS encoding DUF3553 domain-containing protein, which produces MMIKVGNIVSHTGGQEWGAGKILEVTPTSVMIQFSDGKSRKIAASHFTTLESAPSASFLPPAEAPVAAKAPRAPRVAKKKK; this is translated from the coding sequence ATGATGATTAAAGTCGGCAATATCGTAAGTCACACCGGTGGGCAGGAATGGGGCGCAGGTAAAATTCTGGAAGTTACCCCTACCTCGGTGATGATTCAGTTCAGCGACGGCAAAAGCCGAAAGATTGCGGCATCTCACTTCACCACCCTTGAGTCGGCCCCGTCGGCCTCTTTTCTGCCTCCTGCCGAGGCACCGGTTGCAGCAAAAGCACCCAGAGCCCCCAGGGTAGCAAAAAAGAAAAAATAA
- a CDS encoding cold-shock protein: MVNGTVKWFNDSKGFGFLEQENGDDVFCHFSAIAGDGFKSLAEGDRVTFEVTKGPKGLQAANVSRI, from the coding sequence ATGGTAAACGGAACAGTAAAATGGTTTAATGACAGCAAGGGTTTTGGTTTTCTTGAGCAGGAAAATGGCGACGACGTATTTTGTCATTTTTCCGCAATCGCAGGTGATGGATTCAAGTCCCTTGCTGAAGGCGATAGAGTTACGTTTGAAGTGACAAAGGGTCCGAAAGGGCTTCAGGCCGCTAACGTTTCCAGAATCTAA